One Gossypium hirsutum isolate 1008001.06 chromosome A08, Gossypium_hirsutum_v2.1, whole genome shotgun sequence genomic window, cttattaatttatgattatcGTTGATGTGTTGtagattaaattcataggtaattgtgcatttattgtttaaactttaagacactagagaatcaaacatgataagtctattttcggaataacaaaaaaatttaggttgtttccctaaattgaagtattaccttgaaatttgaaatttgcaagattgacatcaaaaaccataatttttgtgggattttgagcctttagagcatacatttttttCTTGATCACTTTATTATTGGTTACaagtgtgtcaatattgatttgttattgtagaacttgcttcgattatacatgtcaagaccacacctttgatttgatatattgagatgataaaggcacctaggttttaacccacttatcgcataagcctaccttcataattaacccttagtaaacccccttTACGCCTAACAAACTATTTTTTGATTTACcctttaatattaacccataacttttttttttgattcaTTGAGAATTGTTTTctgttttattgactccctttttgtctaGATTTGATTTTGttagttgcttaactatgttcttttgttttagtTGTTAAATTTTCTCTTATTATCTATTGTtctcaaaaaaaaagtgaaaaaatatatatacatttatattgaattattactagttctatgtttttgagcttaagtagttaatttcatattctaagaagaagctcGTGTTATTCTTTAATAATTTCGATTGGTGTAATTATTCaatattagtttatttttctagttaggtaatttatcaattcgatctcgattctaactttcttttttagcctttatctacacctttaacccaagccctgttacaaccctttaaagaccttttgatttgtgtatcatttcattttatagtggcggagatttgattttcatgcaagcctatggtaatgacttttcataattgacttttgagtgcttaatttttgaaccttaaacactttgagtgatttgagagaatctttagtgaggatgtaaaatcttgttgattttgaattaaaggtaagtacttagataaggggagatacctatgttttcatgtctTAAAAAAATGtgtgacttggattgtttgaatctttagggctcttttagttgaattttcaatgcatGATTGTTCGTGAATTATttcaaaacattattgatgagaattataagttgagaagaattaattttaattgtgagttgaggattttgcttgaagacaagcaaatgcttaagtgtggggatatttgataaaccataaatgtaacataatttaatcccattcttaatgtgTTTATGGATGATTAATGATGTAAAATCAgttaatttgatgctcctaattcctcatgtttctatacttaggaaaGCAATTGGGAGCAAAAAGAGCTAAAAGGGGCCAAAATCAGAGTTTTCAGGATCCATATGGgcaggccacacgcccatgtcatcCACCCGGgaaggccacacgcccatgtgccagcctgtgtcaATATTGCTCCCTGTTTCCCAAACACAcagaaaaagccaatttttagggtttttgagcattcaaaagtctataaatacatactAGAAGAAGGCCTAAAGGGACACACAGAGCAAAAAGcagaaattactcgaaggaagccgttGGAATCATCTCAGAAGCAGATccacttcaagattgaagatctccattcaaatttctctcgaagtttatttgggtttttttatgtcttgttgtttttctCAAATTGAGATGTCTTCCttttacattatgaactaaactccctaaatacctagggtgAATGAAACttatgatggatcttattatttaattatttaaattacccgatatatatttgttcttgttcttaattatgtgttcttaatccttattttaatattttcaggatattattCCAAGTCTGATGCGCTTattcagtggagaaaaagtccctgtttaagagtagatctagcataatttagcagagttgcatgcaatcctagaaataggacgacataaatctgtcggattagagtcaaatctaataggggaatccatagatcgagttaatgcgacgataggggttttaattagaaagagattttaattaatcaacctagagtcagttgttcttagtctcgaaagagatattaacataatttagggatttctacggatcatgacaagtgaataaatcgtttgattcagagtcaagATAATAAGTGAAGcataggtggattcttccttgggtattttctttatcattggtttatttgattattttctgcACTCTCTGTCAcgttcattagttaattagtttagttaaatttaaattaaaacaaatctcttttattctaggctaaataatagaaagatagttaatactagtactattagtccttgtggatacgatattctggacTCATCAAAGCTATACTACCattcaataggtgcgcttgcctttgtcgtgatcgtagtctagtttagtgaaCCATAAAACGATCATCACCAACTGAGTGCTCATAGCCCTTAACACAAACAAGGATTTCCTATCGGCGACCACGtttgcctttcccgggtgataatcaatcactagctcatagtattttatcaactctagccatctccgttgttgtatgttcaagtccttttgagtcatcaaatacttcagacttttatggtcagtatACACCCGACATTTCTCActatacaaatgatgtctccaaatcttcaacgcaaacacaatggcagccaactccaaatcatgtgttggataattcttctcatgcagtTTCAGctgcctcgaggcataagctatcaccctaccttcttgcataagcacacaacccaatccattcaaggatgcatcactttaaaccacaaattcttttcctggCTCAAGTTGTACTAAAATTGGGGCCTCAATGAACAATGCCTTtagcttctcaaaactctgttggcatttttcaGTTTATTCGAACTTAACACCCTTCTGTAACAGTCTCGTCATCGGAGTggcaatcatggaaaatcctttaacaaaccatcTGTTATAACCAgttaagcctagaaagcttctaacctctgacacatttcgcggcggtttccattcaacaatagctgaaACCTTACTCGGATCGACTCGGATGCCATCACTCGAGATAATGTGTCCCAAGAATCTGACTTCTcatagccaaaactcactcttactaaacttagcatacaactgtttgtctctcaaggtttgcaaaaccattctcaaatgttcggcatgctcagtctcatcacaagaataaatcaggatatcatcaataaaaatagCCACAAATTTATCTAAGTATGGTCGGAATatacgattcattaaatccataaatacaatgggtgcattcgttaaaccaaaaggcataactaaaaattcgtagtgaccataccttaTCCGAAATGCAGTCTTCGGTACTTCCGAATCTTTGACTCTTAATTGGTAGTAACcagaccttaagtctatcttcgaaaatactgtggcccccttcaattggtcaaacaagtcatcaattcttggtagggggtacttgttctttatggttaccttattgagctgtttttagtcaatgcacaatctcatcaaaccatctttctttttcacaaatagcaccggtgCGCCCCACGGAGAATAACTGGGTCTCGCGAAACCTTtgtccatcaactcttgcaactagactttcaattcctttaactccgtcagagccatcctatacggagcgatCAAAATAGATGCAGTGCCTGaaactaattcaatgccaaactcagcTTCCCTAATTGGAGGCAATCTGAGtaactcttctgggaacacatctaGATATTCACATACTACCGGCACCAACTCAATTTTCAACTCAGACTCCTTCGTATTCAACACAAAGGCAAGATAAACTTCATAACcatttctcatatatctctgagtaGTCATAGAAGAAATTACTACAAACAAGCTATCCGATTCATCTAATTCAACCCGAAggctttcacatttcaatttaatgaTTTTCTTTCTACAGTCTACCACtacatcatgcatggtcaaccaatccattctaagaattgtttcaaattcattaaatggaaaAAGCATGAgtttagccagaaaacaatgacctctaatcgtTAAAAGGCAATTCttacatacttggtcaactatcacatgcttgcctagagggtttgacacttttatcacaaattctgtagactcgacgggcatattcatactagacaccagtttcacacatacatatgaatgggtagatctcgaatcaatcaaagcaacaacagaagtatcctagagagaaaaagtacccgtaaaaAAATAAGGGGATGAAGCCTCTTCGCGAGCGCAAATGGCGTAAGTCCTCGCAAGTTCTCTACCCTAGGGTCTCCTAGTCGGTGCTCTAGATGCACCCTTGCtacttgctccatttctcgaatTCTTTTGTGGTCTTCCTCTAGAAGTAGTATTGTTCGAtcttgcactctgaaatttttccttTTCGATCCTCTCaggacaatccttgataaaatgatcATGTGAACTGCATTTAAAACATGCCTGGCTATTCATCCAGCATTCACCGGGTGATGTCTGTCACAATGTTGGCACTTAGGTCTATTAGGTTGAGCgttacccacactcgctatcgAAGTAGTCTGAGCCTTGTGACCCGAATACTGTTTCCCATGGTTCCTAGTTGAAAACCCAGCTGAAACACTCGATCGAGTATTAAACTCTTTCGGTTTCTTAGTTGAGGACTAAAATAATTTACCCGTCTTTCTCTTTTTCGAATCTCAAAACTCTAATTCTACTTTTCTCTTCCCTTTAGCCAATTCCTAGGCTTTACAAGCTCTCTCCatgagcacaacaaattctctcAGTTCAAGTACACCCATCAACAACCGGATGTCTtagtttaatccatcttcaaatcttttgcacatgatagcctcagtcgatacacattctcagtGTATTTGCTCAATTTCACGAACTCACACTCATATTCTGTTACCATATTCGACCTTGCTTTAACTCGAggaattctttccttttctgaaTAATAAATCTTTGGCTATTGTACTTCTTACGGAAGTCttcttggaagaactcccaattAACTCTCTCCCTTGGTACCACCGACAcagggtgttccaccactggtaggtCGAGTCCCTCAGgagggacacaacacacttcatgatTCCTCAAGAATGCATGGTAACTCATCAAACACCCTAagggtattctcaagccagaactctaccCTTTCAGGGTTATCATCTTTACTATCCCAGAACCCTTCGGTTCTTTGTTTCTGAATCTTATCCACTGGGGGTCTATTCAGTCTCACAAAGTCCATCCCTTGAGGTGCTACAGGGAtaggttgaggaataggtgggggtggagggggttgagtgTTTGGGTTCATTTGAACAAACTCCATATACCAGGAGTCCATCATGTGAAGAAAGGCTTCTCTGCCTCCTTCTTTTTTACTAACAGTTTCAGGTCTTCTCTCAGTTGGCACTTCCTCTTCAGCGGGACCAGGGGCGTTGCTTTCTACATTATCCACCactgctctgtcgggatccattaactatatgaaaacatattttaaaatcgtcaagagccgtcacactatcataatatatgtatggcatgtatacctagactcgtacacatgctacgttagtccaagaattgattaaatcgtagctctgatacactaaatgtaacaccccttacccgtatccaatgccaagacagggctcgaggcattaccgagctAAAACATTAACATTCACACAAAAccagccataaaatttcgttcaaatttaaaacttttcaatttcatgtaaattgtcccttatatgggcctatgaggtccaaaacatacattaaaagtgatTTGAGATTAATCGAggactttagaaaactttagggcaacttagaaaaattttcctactttgggagtcacacgcccatatgggtaGGCTGTGTGATTACACGCCCGTGtcacttgggacacgcccatgccctcagcccatgtaactctctgactatgacatcatcatacaattagggtcacacaaccaagtcacacgcccatgtgcttaggccgtgtggcgaattaaattctcaaaattaagtgcaaacttcacaaggcctgggcacacgcccatgtcgtAAGGCTGTGCCtgtcacacggctaagacacacagtcgtgtctttgcccgtatgtttactactgggcattctgtttataataattagggtgtaggggacacacggtctaaCCACACGTCctggggcagaccatgtgtcacacacggcctagacacacgctcgtgtatcTACTCATGTGGAAaaatttaaggctattttccaagccatttgtcacccttaaatgctcatttACTCATTCATCTAAGATGACATGCAACCCAGTACATTTAGTCACTTAAAGACTCACAAATGTGATTATGCCATGCCTTTGTAATGAAAACATGTTACTTATCCAAAACATCATACTTTCATATAGCATTCTACActaatttcatattcattcattatGCTAAATCTAgttttaatttacctaattataCCATAGATTGGGCATACTTATAAcaatgatttattcacttagcacacgtgccattcatcacacatctcatccacaaacaaacacatcaaacataaaaacattgtatgcatgtataattgattagggttacaacccaaatgatcaacatgaaccatatcacatggccatatacaaaataaataaaatatttctataggccaacacattttactagaccaatatgacatataacaaaaagaccaagtccctatacgtgccatactcaaaatattgagactaactataccccaaatgtccagttgatagtgtgatcgagcctcCGACTTTCTTTGATCCCTGAgttggcttggcgatactataagaaaatgggaaaagagaagggagtaagcatgaagcttagtaagttcacatgcaaataaatagaaacaataatcatagatatgtatatatatataaacattagtGATATAGCATAGATTTACTTATGTGTTATTCTGAACTCATAGATATAACTCAAATTTGTAaacataacttacacattttcaatcttaccaaaaattcatcacatattgagctcatacatgtgagtttatcgtacatacctgtaccaactcaaaTCATAATGTCAGATTCCCTCTTCCTTGATTTACTTGTTGATTGACTCACaagtttacccgttgaacactcaaaaTATTATGGGATACATGAaagacttgcacatagtgcttcaaacaTAGCCatatgctacctcatatcacaatcacatattGCTCGCTCatgagctaatcacgggcctgctcactcATGTTGACAGTTAAGACGTAACAACtagggttgctcacacaagctgacaggtacacgcaacacatgccaggctacccagccaccggtaggacgtacaagaccagcaccctgattcacatatcacatttacacatatatccATGAGCTCATATCCACATagttcctaatgacatgtcacattgtatcctaaactattcctaagtttcaaacgagattttctcgATGTCTCATGTTTGTCGAATTCATTCACAATCTCGTGCTTATAGATTACAACATCATTCACACACTTGACATATTAAGTAATCATATAAACTCAtacattaacaaaatattaaaaacatgatatatcattgcaacatttacacatgaacttacctctgtACAAAATGATGGTAATCGACCTAAttgtcgtatactttattcttccctaGATCAAGACCTgtatcacatttttcttgataatccagcttggaaatgttgaaaaaccctagctattgcTATTGAGAAATTCagctagcacttggagaagatggacatatttttgctttgattatccctttttattcttttaattaccaaataaccaaaatgcccttagggtctttcttttaaaattttcctatgcttgtccatttttgtccaaaattatagaaattggtcaaattgctaattaggaccctctaattcataatctaaagcaatttcatgcttaaagcttgtagaatgcaagttttgcatcttatccaatttggtccctaaaattcaattggacattttatgcatagaatttcttcatgaaactttcacacaagcatgcaatcatatctaGATTTCatgagaattataaaataattatttctatttcgaatttgtggtctcgaaaccactattctaactagaccctaatttgggatgttacacgtTAGACAACAAACAATGAAATCTGTAACCTCATGTTTCAGACTCGGCCACCATTACAGTTCATGGAAATcctgatacatcttattaccactcgatgcatagcataagggctactatgcgcctccccCAGAATAGACTGCCACAAATCAGAATCATTCGACACATAGATCTAACCTTGAAAGCACAGAACACCAtcattattcagcccaaaatctaaaatattgCCACTCTTAATCTGAAGAAATCGCAAACTCAGAGACCCATCCCCTAACTACTTATCTCAAATCTAATCAATCCAAGTTGGCTTAACTTGTAACTCAGCTAATAGACTCCTATCATCAAACAGACTAAGACAAGCgaacatcgccctcaaatcagaaattgctctacgacttagagcatcagccaccacattggccttgccatgatgatactctatcgtgcaatcataatcattgagcaactcaatccatcGTCGTTGTCTAAGATTCAATTCCTTCtaagtaaggaggtacttgaggctcttgtgattagtgtagataatacacctctcaccatacaaatagtgcctCCAAGTTTTCAATGCAAAAAACCACAgtagctaattcgagatcatgtgtcggatagttcccttcatgtgtcttaagctgatgggacgcataagccacaaaTTTTCCATCTtccatcaatacacatcctaatCCAaagtgtgatgcatcactgtatactCCAAACTCTTTTCCAAATTTAGGCTGTATCAGAACACCAGCCTGAGTtagaacagacttgagcttctcgaagctcgatTACAGCGCATCAGTCTAGACAAAAGAAACACCCTTGCGTAAAAGCTTCGAAAACACTAAAGCCCCTCAgaactgatcaaatagatcgtcaatcctcaaaagtggatacttattcttcactttCAGTttattcagttgccgataatcaataAACATCCTAAtggtcccatcctttttcttaacaaacaaaactggtgcccCCATGGAGACACAATAGGGCAGATGAAACCAAGACCCAGAAGCTtttgaagttgagccttaagctctataAGATCCTTCGATGCCATTCGATTGGGGGCGATGGACACTAGAGCTCTACCCGGTagaagctcaattccaaactcaacttctcgattcaGAAGTAAACttggtaactcctcaggaaagacaTTTAGAAAATCCCTCACAGTTCTGATATCCCCGAGAAAAGAGTCTTTAGAAATAGAAACACTGACGTAAGCCAAATACGCCTCATATCCTTTCCAAACCAATTTTTCAACCACAAGAGCGGGGATCACGTTGGACATATAATCTCGATGCTCACCAATCACAACCTCTTCTTTATCATCCTCAGTACTCTAAACGACCCTCTTACATACGCAATCCAAGCTAACACGATGCTCAACCAAcaagtccatacctagaattaagtCAAACTCCTTAAACGGAAGCTCCATCAAATTTGCCAAAAAAATAGCCTCTTGCACCACTAACGAAACATCCCTATAAAGCTTATTAACCTGGACAGATTGTCCTGATGGACTCAATACTATGATCTTATTAAAAGTGCTCTTGATAGAAATTTCTAGATTTTTAGAAACAGAATTAACTACATAGGAATGTGTAGAACCTAGGTCTATcaaagcagtataaggtacatcaaaaa contains:
- the LOC107921349 gene encoding uncharacterized protein, translated to MQPAFVYAARRQEDRDALKIIIGTFFIFDVPYTALIDLGSTHSYVVNSVSKNLEISIKSTFNKIIVLSPSGQSVQVNKLYRDVSLVVQEAIFLANLMELPFKEFDLILGYEAYLAYVSVSISKDSFLGDIRTVRDFLNVFPEELPSLLLNREVEFGIELLPGRALVSIAPNRMASKDLIELKAQLQKLLGLGFICPIVSPWGHQFCLLRKRMGPLGCLLIIGN